Proteins encoded by one window of Haematobia irritans isolate KBUSLIRL chromosome 2, ASM5000362v1, whole genome shotgun sequence:
- the LOC142225962 gene encoding uncharacterized protein LOC142225962 yields the protein MSELEIKGGPVRVIEGSKIKTPVFDGSTSFDVFKFQFEMVASRNLWNDDDKAIELLLALKGNAADVIQSIPAVSRNNYNEVIAALQRKYGGEHKQDIFRMELRGRVQKSNETLQDFATEVERLVLLTYPGESHPLVDRIKIETFVNGIRDPDIKCATYASQKATFAETVTFALAQETARLLTRPQIHKVRRVETECEESKSIIDSMKEAMKQVMQELKQDATKSRIKCYNCDKTGHLARECKARRKRSRSTSPSPLNNNHKKVTPQSSESPLN from the coding sequence atgtcagagctggaaattaaaggtggtccagtgcgcgtcatcgagggctcaaaaatcaaaactcctgttttcgatggctcaacgtcatttgatgtcttcaaattccaattcgaaatggttgcttctagaaatttgtggaatgacgatgataaagcaattgaacttctattggcattaaagggcaatgctgctgatgtgatacaaagcattcccgctgtttctagaaataactataatgaagtaatagcggcgcttcaacgcaagtatggtggagagcacaagcaagacatctttagaatggaattaagaggtagagtccagaaatcaaacgagactctacaagactttgcaacagaagttgagcggttggtgctactgacatacccaggagagagtcacccacttgtggaccgcatcaaaattgagacctttgtgaatggcattcgagacccagacataaaatgtgcaacatatgcgtcacaaaaggctacattcgcagaaacagtaacatttgcacttgcgcaagaaactgcgagattgctgacacggcctcaaattcacaaagtacgcagagtagagaccgagtgtgaagaatcgaaatctatcattgactcgatgaaagaggcaatgaagcaggtaatgcaagaattgaaacaggatgcaactaaatcccgaatcaaatgctataactgtgataagacgggacatctagctcgagaatgcaaagcacgacgcaaacggtcaagatccacatcaccatctccattaaacaataaccataagaaggtgaccccacagtcaagtgagtcacctttaaactaa